The Oncorhynchus kisutch isolate 150728-3 linkage group LG20, Okis_V2, whole genome shotgun sequence genome has a segment encoding these proteins:
- the LOC109865367 gene encoding myoferlin isoform X1 produces the protein MLRVVVESAKGLPKSKLGSTPDPIANIIFKDEKKKTKTIDSEVNPVWNEVLEFDLKGSVLDSSSYIDVIVKDYETIGKDKFLGSAKISLKDLATGQVKSFPCKDLALVNEKGQATGATVSLVIHYDPPANATPNPNDPQAGDAAGDSGRGEEGDEDIADAGQSPSAPGQPGNPNQRLVKKNRKLNRPLANKPQDFQIRVRILEGRQLPGNNIKPVVKVNVCGQTHRTRIKRGNNPFFDEMFFYNVNMLPSDLFDQYVSIRVYDSFSLRADSLMGEFKVDVGFIYDEPAHSVMRKWLLLNDPDESSSGARGYLKVSMFIVGAGDESLVEKRDINDDQDDIESNLLLPAGVTLRWVTLSLKVFRAEDIPQMDDAFIQSLKGMFGVDGDKKNLVDPFVEAHFAGKRLCTQVIEKNANPEWNQMLNLQVKFPSMCERIKLTVFDWDRLTRNDSIGTIYLNLAKIASSGGEVQDKHAGYGFSPSLEGKTGESEVGFLPAFGPCYINLYGSPREFTGLPDPYEELNYGKGEGVAYRGRILVELSTKLEGKADKTVEEIPSDDILVAQKYQRRRKYCLCVVFHSASMLQEPGEPIQFEVSIGNYGNKLDTTCKPLASTTQYSCAVFDGNHYYYLPWANAKPVVVITSFWEDISHRLDAVNIILYIAERLQSNITAMKLAILAKVPENHLAEIWLRLVNQVIEDLSSLKVPELEGHSNLTSLDIQMKKLRDSTLQTIMEGAKSMREEATEIKDTLGDIEGWLDKLKQLAEEPQNSMPDVIIWMLRGEKRVAYSRIPAYQLLYSTYSEQACGQFCGRTRNVFMQYPMDKNKGLKVPVQIRVNMWLGLSADEKKFNNFSEGTFSVFAELYENQAYMLGKWGTTGLGLRYKCSDVTGKLKLKQENFIPPRGWEWEGDWFIDPEKGLLTEADAGHTEFMDEVFQNETRFPGGEWKPATEPYTDVNGEKTHTPEEIECPAGWSWGDEWTVDENRAVDEKGWEYGITIPPDDKPKSWVPAEKMYHVHRRRRVIRPRKRTSAAGTTTEKRDQGDPEGWEFSSLIGWKFHRQERSADTIRRRRWRRKMAPAGRLGASAIFKLEGALGVDVDEKKKDEVDASKLFGANTPTVSCSFDSSHLYHLRVYVYQARNLIAMDKDSFSDPYAHVSFLHMSKTTETIKATLNPTWDQTLIFQDVEIYGDPQKIAQYPPDVVLEFYDKDQVGKDELLGRSVCVPLVKLNPGMDQTPKLLWSPIIQKDQQAGEVLVAAELILKDKGNETDLPLVPPKRAENLYMVPQGIRPVVQLMAIEILAWGLRNMKPYQLATVASPSLVVECGGEMVQSAVIKNMKKCPNFPGSVLFLKVLLPKEEMYTPPIVLKVIDHRPFGRKPVVGQCTIDTLEEFRCDPYVIQKSSMSSKMALMAAFPHDTRIDMEDRRPLLEAQFVYSMSAAVNKMATTTSRLHAEKEKETVDWWSKFYASIGDHEKCRPYLQKGYDTLKVYDKELENVPEFKQLTDFCNTFKLQRGKNEDEEDDPSVVGEFKGSFKVYPLSDDPGVAPPPRQFRELPESVPQECLVRIYVVRGIDLQPKDNNGQCDPYIKISLGKKSIEDRDNYLPNTTNPVFGRMFEMSCFLPQDKDLKISVYDYDLLTRDEKVGETVIDLENRFLSRFGSYCGLPQTYCISGINQWRDHLKPSQILQNLARLKGVPPPRLEDDGKALSFNGTQYTLAQFEANKEIHQHLGPADERISLHVLRTHGLVPEHVETRTLFSSFQPQLSQGCLQMWVDVFPKNMGLPGPPFDIVPRKAKKYFLRAVVWNTSDVILDETSITGERMSDIYVKGWMPGMEEDKQKTDVHYRSLDGDGNFNWRFVFGFEYLPAEQLCLVSKKEHFWSLDKTEFRIPPKLIVQIWDNDKFSLDDYLGTVELDLRKLTPPAKVSKTCNLSMMEEVMDARPPKSDLANSLFAQKSVRGWWPCVTEQDGKKVLGGKVEMTLEIVSEKEVDEKPAGKGRDEPNMNPKLDFPKRPDTSFFWFTNPCKTMKFIVWRRFKWLFIGLILLILVLLFVGILLYSLPNYISMKIVKPFK, from the exons GCCACGGTGAGCCTTGTTATTCATTATGATCCTCCAGCCAATGCCACTCCAAATCCAAATGACCCACAGGCAGGAGATGCTGCAGGGGATTCTG GTAGAggtgaagagggggatgaggacaTCGCTGATGCAGGACAGAGTCCCTCTGCTCCTGGTCAGCCTGGGAACCCTAACCAAAGACTGGTCAAGAAAAACAGGAAATTGAACCGACCCCTGGCCAATAAACCTCAGGACTTTCAG ATCCGTGTCAGGATATTAGAGGGACGACAGCTCCCTGGGAATAACATCAAACCTGTTGTGAAGGTGAATGTTTGTGGACAGACTCACAGAACAAGGATCAAGCGGGGAAACAATCCCTTCTTTGATGAG ATGTTCTTTTACAATGTCAACATGTTACCATCGGACCTATTTGATCAATATGTCAGCATTCGG GTGTACGACTCCTTCTCTCTGAGAGCTGACAGTCTCATGGGGGAGTTCAAG GTTGATGTTGGCTTCATCTATGATGAACCAG CTCACTCTGTAATGAGGAAGTGGCTCCTCCTGAATGACCCTGATGAATCCAGTTCGGGCGCCAGAGGATACCTTAAAGTCAGCATGTTCATCGTTGGGGCGGGAGACGAATCACTG GTAGAGAAGAGGGACATTAATGATGACCAGGATGACATAGAGAGTAACCTGCTGCTGCCAGCAGGGGTTACACTGCGATGGGTCACCCTGTCTCTCAAAGTGTTCCGGGCCGAGGACATTCCCCAGA TGGATGATGCCTTTATCCAGTCATTGAAGGGGATGTTTGGAGTGGATGGGGACAAGAAGAATCTAGTGGATCCTTTTGTCGAGGCTCACTTCGCTGGCAAAAGG CTGTGCACCCAAGTCATTGAGAAGAATGCCAACCCAGAATGGAACCAAATGCTGAATCTTCAGGTCaag TTCCCCTCCATGTGTGAACGAATCAAACTGACCGTCTTTGATTG GGATCGCCTGACGAGGAATGACTCGATTGGCACCATATACTTGAATCTGGCCAAAATAGCATCCTCTGGTGGCGAAGTTCAAG ACAAACATGCGGGATATGGGTTCTCGCCATCACTTGAAG GGAAGACCGGGGAGTCTGAGGTAGGTTTCCTGCCAGCCTTTGGGCCTTGCTATATCAACCTGTATGGGAGTCCCAGAGAGTTCACTGGGCTTCCTGACCCCTACGAAGAGCTCAACTATGGCAAA ggtgaaggggtggcCTATCGAGGAAGAATCCTGGTTGAGCTGTCAACTAAACTGGAAGGCAAGGCTGACAAGACTGTAGAAGAGATCCCTAGTGATGACATATTGGTGGCCCAG AAATACCAGCGCAGGAGGAAGTACTGTTTGTGTGTAGTGTTCCATAGTGCCAGCATGCTTCAGGAACCTGGCGAACCAATCCAGTTTGAGGTCAGCATTGGCAACTATGGCAACAAGCTGGACACTACCTGTAAACCACTGGCCTCCACTACCCAGTACAGCTGTGCTGTGTTTGATG GTAACCACTACTATTACCTGCCCTGGGCTAATGCCAAACCAGTGGTTGTCATTACATCATTCTGGGAGGACATCAGTCACCGTTTGGATGCAGTCAACATCATTCTGTACATAGCTGAACGTCTG CAATCTAACATCACTGCGATGAAGTTGGCCATCTTGGCTAAAGTCCCCGAAAACCATCTGGCTGAGATCTGGCTGAGGCTGGTAAATCAGGTGATCGAGGACCTCAGCAG TTTGAAAGTGCCAGAGCTGGAGGGCCACTCAAACCTGACCTCCCTGGACATCCAGATGAAGAAGCTAcgtgacagcaccctgcagaccaTCATGGAGGGGGCCAAGAGCATGAGAGAGGAGGCGACTGAGATCAAGGATACCCTGGGGGACATTGAGGGCTGGCTGGACAAACTGAAGCAGCTCGCTGAGGAG CCCCAGAACAGCATGCCTGACGTGATCATCTGGATGctgaggggggagaagagagtggCGTACAGCCGCATCCCAGCCTACCAGCTGCTCTACTCCACCTACAGCGAACAGGCCTGTGGACAGTTCTGTGGCAGGACCAGGAATGTCTTCATGCAGTACCCTATGGATAAAAACAAGGGTCTGAAGGTTCCAGTCCAGATCAGAGTCAACATGTGGCTGGGCCTGTCTGCAGACGAGAAAAAGTTCAACAATTTCTCAGAAGGGACGTTCAGTGTGTTTGCTGAATTG TATGAGAATCAGGCCTACATGCTGGGGAAGTGGGGAACTACCGGTCTGGGTTTACGCTACAAATGCTCTGATGTGACTGGCAAGCTGAAGCTGAAACAAGAGAACTTCATTCCCCCGCGAGGCTGGGAGTGGGAGGGAGACTGGTTCATAGACCCAGAGAAGGG TCTGTTGACAGAGGCAGATGCGGGACACACTGAGTTCATGGATGAAGTCTTCCAGAATGAGACTCGCTTCCCCGGGGGAGAGTGGAAGCCTGCCACTGAGCCGTACACTGACGTG AATGGGGAGAAGACCCACACACCAGAGGAAATCGAGTGTCCTGCAGGCTGGAGCTGGGGGGATGAGTGGACCGTAGATGAAAACAGGGCTGTGGACGAGAAAG GCTGGGAGTATGGAATCACCATCCCTCCAGATGACAAACCCAAGTCTTGGGTGCCAGCAGAGAAGATGTACCACGTCCACCGACGGAGGAGAGTGATCAGGCCCAGGAAGAGAACATCAGCTGCTGGTACAACCACTGAG AAACGAGACCAAGGAGACCCAGAAGGCTGGGAGTTCTCCTCTCTGATTGGCTGGAAGTTCCACAGGCAGGAGCGTTCCGCCGACACGATCCGACGCAGACGTTGGAGGAGGAAAATGGCCCCTGCTGGCCGCCTGGGGGCATCCGCCATATTCAAACTGGAGGGGGCGCTG GGGGTTGATGTAGATGAGAAAAAAAAAGATGAGGTGGATGCCTCCAAGCTCTTTGGTGCCAATACTCCTACTGTGTCCTGTTCGTTTGACA GCTCACACCTCTACCACCTCCGCGTCTACGTTTACCAGGCCAGGAACCTTATTGCCATGGACAAAGACAGCTTCTCGG ATCCATATGCCCATGTGTCCTTCCTGCACATGAGTAAAACCACAGAGACCATAAAAGCTACCCTGAACCCCACGTGGGACCAGACCCTGATCTTCCAGGATGTGGAGATCTACGGGGACCCGCAGAAAATCGCCCAGTATCCCCCTGACGTGGTGCTGGAGTTCTATGACAAGGACCAGGTG GGGAAAGATGAGCTATTGGGCCGGAGCGTGTGTGTCCCCCTGGTGAAACTGAACCCCGGCATGGACCAGACCCCCAAACTGTTGTGGTCCCCCATCATACAGAAGGACCAGCAGGCTGGAGAGGTGCTGGTGGCTGCTGAGCTCATCCTGAAGGATAAG GGTAACGAGACGGACCTCCCTCTGGTCCCTCCCAAGAGGGCGGAGAATCTGTACATGGTGCCTCAGGGGATACGGCCTGTGGTGCAGCTCATGGCTATTGAG aTTCTGGCCTGGGGGTTGCGCAACATGAAGCCCTACCAGTTGGCCACTGTGGCCTCCCCTAGCCTTGTGGTAGAGTGTGGAGGGGAGATGGTCCAGTCTGCTGTCATCAAGAACATGAAGAAGTGCCCCAACTTTCCTGGATCTGTCCTCTTCCTTAAAGTG CTTCTTCCCAAAGAGGAGATGTACACCCCTCCCATCGTGCTGAAGGTGATCGACCACAGGCCATTTGGCAGGAAGCCAGTGGTTGGACAGTGTACCATAGACACTCTGGAGGAGTTTCGCTGTGACCCCTACGTCATCCAGAAGTCATCCATGTCATCCAAAA tGGCtttgatggctgcttttcctcACGACACCAGAATTGACATGGAAGACAGGAGGCCTCTGCTTGAAGCTCAG TTTGTGTACAGCATGTCAGCAGCAGTCAACAAAATGGCCACCACTACTTCTCGTCTT CATGCAGAGAAG GAGAAGGAGACAGTTGATTGGTGGAGTAAATTCTACGCATCCATTGGAGATCATGAGAAGTGCCGTCCTTACCTTCAGAAAGGATATGACACTTTGAAG GTGTATGATAAGGAACTGGAGAATGTTCCTGAGTTCAAACAACTCACCGATTTCTGCAACACCTTCAAACTGCAGAGAGGCAAGAATGAAGATGAGGAGGATGATCCATCTGTTGTTGGAGAATTCAAG GGCTCTTTTAAGGTGTACCCTCTATCAGACGACCCGGGTGTGGCTCCTCCTCCTCGCCAGTTCCGTGAGCTGCCTGAAAGCGTGCCTCAAGAGTGCCTGGTCAGGATCTATGTGGTCAGAGGCATCGACCTGCAGCCCAAGGACAACAACGGTCAG TGTGATCCCTATATAAAGATTTCCCTGGGAAAGAAGTCAATTGAGGACCGAGATAACTACTTACCAAATACCACCAACCCTGTTTTTGGAAG AATGTTTGAGATGTCATGTTTTCTGCCTCAAGACAAAGACCTGAAGATCTCAGTGTATGACTATGATCTGCTGACCCGCGATGAGAAAGTGGGAGAGACAGTGATTGACCTGGAGAACCGCTTCCTGTCACGTTTTGGCTCCTACTGTGGCCTGCCTCAGACATACTGCAT CTCTGGAATCAACCAATGGCGTGACCATCTGAAGCCCTCTCAGATCCTTCAGAACCTGGCCCGCCTCAAAGGCGTCCCTCCACCCAGGTTAGAAGATGATGGCAAAGCACTGTCATTCAATGGGACTCAGTACACCCTGGCTCAATTTG AGGCCAACAAAGAGATCCACCAGCACTTGGGTCCTGCCGACGAACGGATCTCTCTGCACGTGCTCAGAACACATGGACTGGTGCCTGAGCACGTGGAGACAAGGACACTGTTCAGCAGCTTCCAGCCCCAACTTTCTCAG GGATGCCTTCAAATGTGGGTGGATGTTTTCCCCAAAAACATGGGCCTTCCCGGACCTCCCTTCGACATTGTGCCACGCAAGGCCAAGAA GTATTTCCTGCGAGCTGTTGTTTGGAACACCTCTGATGTCATTCTGGACGAAACTAGTATTACTGGGGAGCGCATGAGTGATATCTACGTCAAAGG CTGGATGCCAGGTATGGAGGAGGACAAGCAGAAGACCGACGTCCACTACAGGTCTCTGGATGGGGACGGCAACTTCAACTGGAGGTTCGTCTTTGGCTTTGAATACCTGCCCGCTGAACAGCTGTGTCTGGTCTCCAAGAAG GAGCACTTCTGGAGTCTAGACAAAACAGAGTTCAGGATACCCCCCAAGTTGATTGTTCAAATTTGGGATAATGACAAGTTCTCATTGGATGATTACCTGG GCACGGTAGAGCTGGATCTCCGTAAACTTACCCCTCCGGCCAAGGTTTCAAAGACGTGCAATCTGAGTATGATGGAGGAGGTGATGGATGCACGGCCACCCAAATCTGACCTGGCCAATTCGCTGTTCGCTCAGAAGTCTGTCAGAGGCTGGTGGCCATGTGTCACTGAACAGGATGGGAAGAAAGTCCTTGGT GGGAAGGTTGAGATGACTCTGGAAATCGTGTCTGAGAAGGAAGTGGACGAAAAGCCTGCTGGGAAGGGCAGGGATGAACCCAACATGAACCCAAAGCTTGACTTCCCTAA GCGTCCGGACACGTCCTTCTTCTGGTTCACGAACCCCTGTAAGACCATGAAATTCATTGTGTGGCGCAGATTCAAGTGGCTTTTCATTGGACTGATCCTACTGATTCTAGTGCTGCTCTTCGTCGGAATCCTGTTGTACTCTTTACCG AACTACATTTCAATGAAAATTGTGAAGCCATTCAAATGA